A segment of the Serratia fonticola genome:
AAATCAAGCACAGATTAAGCAAGCTCATCAAGCGTTAGAGATGGCCTATCAGTTATTTACTGAGGCTGGGTTTTATCCCTATCGGTTGGATATCGACCATGGGCATTGGAAAAGCCGGTTAGAGCAGGATCATTCAACACATCAGCTGGTACTCAACATCAAGCAATTGCTTGACCCGAATTCGATTATCGCATCGGGTCGTTACGCCTAATCGGCCTTGCACCTATCTGGAGCAAAATCTATGAACGTTACCCATACAGGAACACAATCTGCCTCAAAAATACCCTCAACCGCTGATGATATTCTTGAGCGTGCTCGCCGGATTGTTCCTCTTTTGCGTGAGCATTCTGCGTCGATAGAAGAAAAACGTTGTTTGCCAAATGCCGTGGTGGATTTGCTGCGAGACTCAGGGGTATTTCGTGCTGCAATGCCAAAAAACTGGGGGGGACCAGAGCTAACTTCCGTTCAACAGACACAGCTGGTTGAAATTCTCGCTACGGGTGATGTTTCTGCCGCCTGGTGCGCCATGATAGGCATGGATTCTGGTATTTATTCCGGGTTCTTTCCCGAAGAGATTGCTCGCCAAATCTACCCGTCATTAGACATGGCGAATTCAGGCTGGATCCATCCTCATGGACGCGCAGACCGAGTCGCTGGTGGTTTCAATGTCAGCGGGCAATGGCGCTTTGCTAGCGGTGTGACACATTGTGATGTCTTGGTTGCGGGTTGTCTGGTCTATAAGGATGGCGTATTGGAACCCGATGCGCTGACGGGGGAGGCAAAACAATGGCGCGTGATGGTTGCCACACCTGCTGATTTTCAAATTAATGATACCTGGTTTACCACTGGGCTCGCTGGTAGCGGTAGCCTGGATTACTCGGTGATGCAGCTGTTTGTGCCCGATGAACGTAGTTTCTCTTTCTCCAGGCCTTATAAACAAGGCCCTCTTCATAGTAGTCCTGATGCGATACTGCGAAAAATGTCAGGTGTTCCGCTTGGGATGGCTCGCGCCTGTCTGGATTATGTGCGCAGCCAGGTTGCTGAACGTATCGATAGAGAAACGGGTATCCCTTGGGTTAACGATGTTCGTGTGCAATCTGCGATTGCCCTGGCTGAAATGGAGCTGGCAGCCGCGCGCAGTAGCGTTTACAGCAGCCTGGATATGCAGTGGCAAAAGTTGGCAAACAGGGAGGATTTCTCTCTTGATGATCGAGTACTCACCGCATTAGCGCGTTACAACGCGTTTCGTACTGGCCGAAATATTGTTCAAACCCTGTATGACTTGATGGGCGGTTCTTCAATCTATAAACGTTCGCCTATGGATGGGTGGTTACGGGATTCGACCACCATGTGCCAGCATGCCGTTGCTCAGAACGCCATTCTGCAATTGGCTGGCAAGGTGCTGGTTGGCGGGCAGTCCACCAGCCCGTTCTTCTGAGTTGGGGTCTGTAGGCCAGTTAAAGCTCGCTAGGGAGAGATGAAAATGCCTAATCGACAGAAGGTTGTGTTGTTCTCTGAAGTAAATTCGAAGTTGGGTTCGCCTTTTCTTCGCGTCCTGTCTGCCCACCCGGCAATTGAGCTGGTGGCCGTTGTAACCTCTCCACATAACAGCCTTTGTGGCTATTTTGTTAATGATCCATTAAAAGTCGATATCGATGTTGAGGCCACTGCGCTGGGTATTCCCGTATTGCGCCCTGAACAGGTGAGTATCCCTGCCGTTGTCGAGCAGTTGACTGAACTTGAACCTGATTATTTTATTGTGGCTAATTTTCAACAAATACTGAGTCGCGAGCTTCTGGCCATTCCTCGTATTGCGCCGATCAATTTTCATCCCAGCCCTTTACCTCGTTATGCGGGTCTTGCGCCTTTCTATTGGGTTGTGCGTAACGGCGATCGTCACAGCGCAATAAGTGCTATCAGAATGGAAGAGGGGCTTGATACCGGACCGATCATCATGCAGCGGCAAATTGCGCTATCCGGCCTGGAAACAGGTATCGGCTTGCGCAATGTTCAAGAGCAGCAAAATGTTCTGATGTTGCTGGATCTGATCCCTTTGCTGGCGACAGGTTCCTTTACTTACGTCCCACAGGATATGAGGAAGAGAACCTATTGTGGTCGCCCGCGCGAGCAGGATTATTTACTCGATTTCACGTTGGACGCCAAAACACTGTATTGCCATACACGGGCGGGATATCGCCATCCAGGTGCACATTTCTTCATGCCTGATGGCTCACGCGTCGTGGTGTTATCAATGGCGCTTTGTCCTGAGCAAATCGGGGACAAACTGGGCTCTCCTGGCAGTATTCGTCATACGACGACAGGAACATTTATTGCGGCATCAGATGAATGGCTGCAATTACTGACAATTGACATCAACGGTATAGAAACTTGCGTGACGCCCAGCAATATTTCCGCCACGGCGGCATTTGCGATAGCAGGTTAACCCAACACAGAGCTCAAGAGGTAAGTGATGAACACAACTGATATAAATGCCCCCGGTGTCAAATCGGCCTCTCCGATAAGGCAAACCTACTTGCCTGCGGGCAGCGGCCCTAAAGTATGGATGAGTGGCGACGAATACCAGATCCTCCTCGATGCTCAAAGCAGTGACAACACGATGACGTTGATCGATGCCCTCATTCCTCCGGGCAGTGGCCCTCCAATGCATCTGCACGACAACGTGGATGAACTTTTTTTTGTGCAAGTCGGCGAGCTTGACATCATGGTCGATGATGTCACACATCAGGTTAAGGCCGGGGGACGCGTATTTGTCAAACGGGGAGTTCCGCATGCTTTTACCAATCGTTCCGATCAGGTCGCCCGTATGTTGATTTTCTATACCCCTGGCGGAATAGAAGCGTTCTTCCTGGCGGCGGGGCAAACAGCAATCGAAGGTGTTACACCGCCTGAAGTAACGGAAGAAAGTCAGATCAGAGAAATCAATATTGCGTCTTATCACCATATCTCTCAGAAAAGAGCAAATGAGGAGGATGTTATCGTCCATGCGGCAGTGGGTAGGGGAACATAAATGATTGATTTCGCTATCACCACAGAGACGAAGAAAGACGCACTACCTGTCGCGATTTACCTGCTTTGTCTGGGCATATTTGCGATGGTGACCAGTGAATTCCAGGTCTCCGGAATGATCCCTGTCATGGCTGACGATCTGGGGGTCACGATATCGCAAGTAGGGTATCTCGTTTCTATTTATGCTTTTGCCATGGCTTTTGGCGGTCCACTGTTGGCTATCGGATTATTAAAAATTGCGCCCAAAACGGCGTTGCTCTTCCTTTATCTGATCTTTATCTGCGGCGAGGTCCTGGGGGCGTTAGCCCATTCCTATGAGGCATTGGTTGTCGCCAGGTTGATCACCGGCTCCGCATCCGGCGCTTTCTTCGGGGTTGCCTTGGCGATCTGTGTGCAGTTGGTAGCAGAATCACTACGAGGGTGGGCGGTATCCATTGTACTGGCGGGAATTATGGTGGGTACGGTCTTGGGGCTTCCCATGGCGAACCTGATTGGGACCCATTTTGGTTGGCGTGAGAGTTTCTGGACCGTTAGCGTTCTGGCTGCAATAGTCGGTTTGATCAGTGTGGTGGTGATCCCCTCGATTCCTAAGACTGATGCGCTAAGTTTGCGGGGAGAACTGGGGGCATTGAAAAACCCTAAGCTTTGGGCCGCCTTTGCAACCAGCCTGTTGATCATTGGCGCTACTTTTGCCGCATTCACCTATTTCACGCCAATCTTAAAGGAGATCACCGGCTATGGAGATGCCGCAGTCGCGGGCTTATTGTTTGCCTATGGGCTGGCAACAGTGATCGGTAACCTGGTAGTGGGAAAACTGGCCGAGCGCCATACCATCTCAACGTTATCCGTTGGGTTGGGGGCGCTGGCAATATTCCTGGCCCTGTTTGGCTTATTTGCAGAGAGCAAATGGATAGCCGCCTTGGCGTTGCTGGGGATTGGCCTGTTTGGTGTCACGATGAACCCCGCCATGGTTTCCCGTGTGATGCGGACAGCCAACGGCAGGCCGCTAATCAATACCATACACACCTCCGTGATCACACTGGGTATTGTTGCAGGTTCTTTCCTCGGCGGCCTGTGCATCAGTTTAGGCTTGAGTTTGCGCTCTCCGCTCTGGATTGGATTTTTGATGGCCATTGCCGGTCTGATGACCTTGCTCCCGGATATTCGCGCGTTGCGTAAGGCCAGTGCCAAGCAGCAAAAAAACGCTTAATTCCCTCATTATCAGGAGATTCACATGCCTACTCTTTCTGGAAAAGTTGCATTGGTTACGGGGGGAAGCCGGGGAATTGGCGCGGATATTGCCCGGCGTCTGGCGCGTGATGGTGCCGATGTCATCATCACCTATATGCATAATGTTCAGGCCGCAGAAAAGGTGCTGACCGATATTCATCGATACGGCCAGCGGGGGGAATCCATTCAGGCGGATGTTGCCGATGCTGCCACGATTGCCCCCGTTTTCGAGCAGGTTATGAAACGTTACGGTAGTCTCGATATTCTGGTTAACAACGCAGGTTACATGGATATCAGCGGTACACCACTGTCAGACATTCCTCTGGAAACGGTCGATCAGACCATAATGGTGAATATTCGCGGCGCTTATCTGTACGCGCAACATGCTGCCAGCTATCTCCAGAAAGGAGGGCGGATCATCAATATTGGCAGTTGCGTGGGACGCCACGTTCCAGGTGGCGGGTTAACGCTTTATGCAATGAGTAAATCCGCCATTATTGGGCTCACGAAAGGGCTGGCACGGGATCTTGGCACTAAAGGTATTACGGTGAACCAGATATCCCCAGGACCAATCGAAACCGATATGAACCCGGAGAATGGTCCCAATGCTGAGTTCTGGCGCAATCTGACCTCTCTGGGGCGCTATGGGACCACAAAAGAGGTTGCGGCAGTTGCCAGTTTTTTGGCCAGTTCAGAAGCTGCTTTTATCACGGGTGCAGAGATTGCTGTAGATGGAGGAATAAATAGCTAGCTGCTCAGGCAGGGGAAAACCCTGCCTTGAGCGTCAGTCAATAACATAGCCAAATACTGTCAACGAAGTGACATCTATTCTGTGTACTCTGGTGTTGTTCATGAAGTCTTTACCAGATAACTCACGTTACCTAATGGTGCACAGATGAACATACCTTATAGAGTTGTGATCGTTCATGGGTTCCTATCAACGCCGCGTCATCACTGGTTTGTTTGGCTAAAAAAACAGCTTGAAAAACTGGGGATTCAGGTGGTGTTACCAACAATGCCGTCTCCGCGTTCCCCATGTTCTGCTGATTGGCTGGCACATCTGATGGCCACCGTTCCCACGGTTTCCAGGCATACCTGGTTTATTGGTCATAGCCTGGGATGCGTCACATTACTGCACTACCTTGCGCTATTGAACGAGGAGAATCCCGTTGAAGGGGCTGTTTTAGTGTCCGGTTTTTCTGAACCCGTGCCTTTAATGGCGGAGTTAAATGACTTCACCCGACAGGATTTTGACTATTCACAGCTGAAAAAAAATGTTGGGCAGTTCGTGACCCTTTGCTCGATGAATGACGATATTGTTCCTGCATATCTTACTCAATCGCTCAGCCGTTCACTCTCGGCCGAATGTTACAGTTTCCCATCCGCAGGCCATTTCAGAGCCCAGGATGGGTTTAAGCAATTTCCTGAGTTATTGCAGGTTCTCAGCGACTATCTGAAGATTTAGTCGCTATTCACGGTTTACGCTGTCTGTGTCAGGCGAAAGAGGTGCCTGACCGCCTCAACCTTATAGCGATGGCTGATGTTCACTGCGCTTAAAAACCATAGCGCAGCCAAGCGAAGAGCACGTTGCCATTGTTGTAGGTACCGGGGATATAGGTAAATTGTAAGTTCAAGCGTTTATAACTGGCTGAAAAAAGTGGCAGTACGATCGGCAAAGGGATGTAGTTGCCAAAATCTTCACGCGCGGTAATCCCCGCGGTCACCCCAAGCCCCAGGCGAAAATCCTGATTCTGGTCCGGATACCAACCTTTTTCCCAACCGTAACCGACGATAGGTTGCCATTCATTATGGGAGTCTTTAAACATCATGGCGTACAGTGCATGCCAGTTGCCCTGCTCATCATAGCGGGAAATACCAAAGCCGCCGCCCCATGGCATTTCATTGTAATTGTCGGTTTTTTCTTTGTCGTACATGAAGCGGTTGTGCCAACTGAGGAAGGGGACATAAAGATCGTAATTTTGCGGTTCATCCCAGGTTTTTGCGACATTGCTGGTCAAGGTATTCCACCACCCGGAGACTTGCTCTGCACCATAAACCGGTTCTGCTGCTTTCGTTGACGGGGTTAACAGCAACAACCCCGCCCAGACCACCGCAAGAAAAATCCGCATAGCGTATTCCCCTGATTTTTTCAATCGAGTCATGAGCGATGTTGTACTTGTTGAATGCCGTCATCGCTGTCGTTCTATCTTTTATAGGTATAGCACTACCCGTGGTGGCATGTGGGTTGATAGCGATTGTTTTTGTTACAGATAGTTTATCTGTCAACGGGCTCGATAATTCGCATTCTGGGGGCTGACATCGTTAATTGAGGAGCGTGATGAAATGTTCAATCAAAGCCCGAACGCTGGCCGGGAAAACGCCACTGCTGTTGGGGGCGTTATCAGTGACAGTGACATTAAAGCTGACCGATTGAAAAGCAAAAAGCCCGCTTAAGTTTCCTTAAGCGGGCTTCTCTAAATATGGCTCCTCTGACTGGACTCGAACCAGTGACATACGGATTAACAGTCCGCCGTTCTACCGACTGAACTACAGAGGAATCGTGTGAACGAGGCGAATAATAGCGAGGCATTTGGGGTTTGTCAAAGCACTAAAATAAGAGAAAGGTGCGTTTGCTGTCAGATTGAGCATGTTGGCTCGTTTTTCGACACTTTGTTTTGGGAAAAGAGCGAAGTTACGGCTGATTTTACGGGGTTCTTGGCGCAAATGGTTTTGGCGGCGAAGGAGGCAGAGATAGGGCATAAGGTTTCAGGGGGGATCGGTGCGATATTTATCCACTTTTTGCATTTTCCCTTTAATGACAAGTAATTAAACAATCAAAGCCAGCAAACTAATTCCACTATTCCTATTCATTAATTACATAAACCACCAGGAACCTTCTAATGGTCAAAAAATGACGTCCTTTGAAGCTTGGCTTATGCTATCTGCTTATTTTTCCCTAAAATTGTGACAGGAGTTTGGTTTTTGATTTTGGTATTTTATAGGTGGTAATTTCAACAAAATACTTATTAATCAATGTAATGGCTTATAAACCCAGGTTTTGCAAGGATTCTTTTTAAGATTATTCTATGCTACCCTGAAAAACGTTTTATGCTGATAGGGCTAATGGCGTGGGTGCAGGCCTTGTCAATGCCGTATTTATTACACTATGCTACGCCCAGCCATTTTTATAGCGGTAAAGTACGCCGTTCCTTTGTTTCCCGGAGTTTTTTAGTAATGAAAAAAACAATCGCAATAGCCGCGTTGTGCGTGTTGCTGGCAGGGTGCCAGAGTGCAAATAATCGTACCAAGGCCAAACCGGTAACGCCCGCAGCAGCGCCTGCCCCAGCCGCTGCCCAACCCGAACAGCCAATGGCTTCAACCGGTACCGATGCTGTCATGTACACTTGCATGAAAGAATTGAATGCACTGCAACAGGTGAATGCGGGTCTGTATCAAACCCGTAGCGCAGAGCTGAACCATATTGTCACCCAGGCCAAGTTGTATATGCGCGTTCGCCCTAATGTCAGCGTAGATACACAGCAAATTATGGATGCGGCATATCAGTTCCGTATCTCAAAAACCTGCAACCAGATCCGTAACGAACTGACCAATGCGCTGGTCGAGCGTGTGGTTGGCGCCTGACGCAACGTTGCTTTGATTGTAAGGCCATAGCCCGTATTCAAATGTTCCGGGGATAACAGGTTTTGCGTTGAAAATGCCCTCTTTGGAGGGCGTTTTCGTTTCGGTTCCCCTTTTTACTGCACCAATATAGTGCGCCTGAGATCGTCAGTAAGGCACCTTTTCTGCATCCCTCGTCTTTTTCTCGCGTGATCCAGTGAGCTTCCTCATTTTTCCGGCTGAGACGCTCGGCAAATCAGCAAAAATTTTGTATGCGCCGTCACAATGGCTAGATTTTTGCTTTCTTAAATGCGGGTAAATCGGTTGCGCTCTCGCGCAAATTATTTTCCCCGACTACACATAAAGTGACCGCTCCACGTCTATACCCGACGTCTTTCGAGTGGCAACGCTGTGGACTCGCTTGCTCACCTCTGTCACTTACAAAAGTAAGCACCTGGGGATAAGCCAGCTAGCCGTCGCAGTAACTTGAGATTCACCGGGTCTATGCTATTTCGCTAAAACAGTGCTGAGGAATGCAAAATGTCATTGAACATGATCAAAACCCCGCTTGCTGCTCTGCTTATTGGTTGTTTTAGTACGGCTTTTTCTGCTCATGCCGATATCGTAATTGGTGTTGCCGGTCCTTTCTCCGGCCCAAATGCAACCTATGGGGATCAGTACTGGCGTGGAGCCTCGCAGGCTGCAGCAGATATCAACGCTGCCGGGGGGATTAAAGGAGAAAAGATTACGTTGGTTCAAGGGGATGATGCCTGCGAACCGAAACAGGCGGTGGCGGTAGCCAACCGTCTGGTCGATCAGGATCACGTTGCTGCGGTTGTCGGGCACTTCTGCTCATCTTCCACCATGCCTGCTTCTGAGGTGTATGACGAAGCCGGGATCATTGCCATCACACCCGGCTCCACCAACCCGCAAATTACCGATCGCGGCATGAATAACATGTTCCGCATGTGTGGCCGTGACGACCAACAGGGCGTTATTGCCACCAACTACATGCTGAATGTCTTGAAGGCGAAGAAGATCGCCGTCATCCATGACAAAGACACTTACGGACAAGGGCTGGCCGATGCCGCGAAGGCAGAAATGAATAAGCGTGGTGTGAAGGAGGTGATGTACGAAGGGTTATCCCGTGGCGAGAAAGACTTTAACGCCCTGGTAACCAAGATTGCTTCCGTCAATCCGGACGTAGTGTACTTTGGCGGTTGCCATCCAGAGGCCGGTCCATTGGTACGTCAAATGCGTGAACAAGGGGTAAAAGCCAAGTTCTTCTCCGGTGACTGTATTGTCACTGAGGAATTAGTGACGGCAGCCGGTGGGCCGCAGTATACCTCGGGTGTCCTGATGACTTTCGGCAACGATCCGCGTCAAATTCCGGAAGGGAAAGAGGTGATTGCCAAGTTCCGCGCCAGTGGATTTGAGCCAGAAGGGTACACACTGTATGCCTACGCGTCTGTTCAGGCTATTGCCGCAGCCTTCAACGCCACTGGCGGTAAAGATAGCGCCAAAGCCAGCGCATGGCTGAAGTCACACGATGTGGATACCGTGATGGGGAAAAAAGCCTGGGATAAAAAGGGCGATCTGAAAGTCTCGGATTACGTGGTTTATCAATGGGATGATAAGGGTAAATATCACCAGCTCTGATGTGAAATCCACGGGTCCGTGCGCGTTACGGATCCGTACTTAACCCTTTTTGAGCCGCCTTGTGCAGAACTTGCGGCTCGCCCATCAGGCGAGATTGCGTATTATGGATGTTTTTTTCCTGCAACAATTGATTAACGGTCTGACCCTTGGCGCGGTCTATGGCCTGATCGCCATCGGCTACACCATGGTTTACGGCATCATTGGCATGATCAACTTCGCCCATGGCGAGGTCTATATGATTTCCGCTTATCTGTGCGCTATTGCTCTGGCGTTGCTCTCTTTCTTTGGTTTGCACTCCTTCCCGTTATTAATCCTGGGCACGTTGGTGTTCACCATTGTGATTACGGGCGTCTATGGCTGGGTAATTGAGCGTATCGCTTATAAACCCCTGCGTAATTCCACTCGCTTGGCGCCGTTGATCTCGGCCATTGGTATGTCGTTAATCCTGCAAAACTATGTGCAGATCAGCCAGGGGCCGCGTCAGCAGGGGATCCCTACGCTGTTGGACGGCATTTTTCGCCTTAATATCGGTGGAGGAATGATCCAGATAACCTACACCAAGGTGTTCATACTGGTGGCTTCACTGCTGGGCATGGCGATACTCACCTATGTGATCCAGCATACCCGTCTGGGACGTATCTGTCGGGCCACCCAGCAGGATCGTAAAATGGCGGCGATACTCGGGATTAACACCGATCGGGTGATCTCGCTGGTGTTCGTGATTGGGGCTGCCATGGCCGGATTAGCCGGGGTGTTGATCACCATGAATTACGGCACTTTCGATTTTTATGTCGGCTTTATCATCGGTGTCAAAGCCTTTACCGCCGCAGTATTAGGGGGCATTGGTTCACTACCGGGGGCCATGCTGGGAGGACTGCTACTGGGCGTGGCAGAAGCACAGTTTGCCGGCATGGTGAACTCGGATTACAAGGATGTGTTTTCGTTTGCACTGTTGGTGGCGATCTTGATTTTTCGCCCTCAGGGCCTGCTGGGGCGGCCAATGGTCACTAAGGTGTGAGGGGAAACCATGTCTCAATCCAAAGATCTTCCAAGGCTGAATATTAAACGCAGCCTGTGGGATGCCGTTGTTGCGGGCCTGATTGCACTGATTGTTTTTGGCCCGATTGTCGGCATTGTGCTGAATGATTACAGCTTTAACGTTGAGCCGCGGCGGTTAGTGTTCATTATTGCGGTGGTGATGGTTGGGCGCTTGCTACTCAGCCTGTTCCTGCAAACTCCGCCGGGGCGCAAGGTGTTGCGGCGTTTTGAAGCGGGCAATGACGGTGTGTATGTGCGACCAATCGGCGCAAGATCGAATCTGCGTTGGATCATGCCTCTGTTGGTGGTGCTGGCACTCCTGTTTCCCTTCATGGCGACCAAGTACTTGCTGACAGTGGCGATCCTCGGCCTGATTTATGTGTTGTTAGGTCTGGGGTTGAACATTGTTGTCGGCTTGGCTGGGCTGCTCGATCTGGGGTACGTGGCGTTTTACGCGATTGGCGCCTATGGCCTGGCACTGGGTTATCAGTACCTTGGCCTGGGATTCTGGGCGATGTTACCGCTGGGGGCACTGATGGCAGCACTGGCCGGCGCGCTGCTGGGATTCCCCGTGCTGCGTATGCATGGCGACTATCTGGCGATAGTGACACTGGGGTTTGGTGAAATCATCCGCCTGGTGCTGAATAACTGGATGTCGCTAACCGGTGGGCCGAACGGTATTTCAGTACCCGCACCGACGCTGTTTGGCCTGGAGTTTGGCCGCCGAGCCAAAGAAGGGGGGATCCCCATTCATGAGTTCCTGGGCATCGCCTATAACCCTAACCTGAAGTTTATCTTTATCTATGCGGTATTGTGTCTGGTGGTGTTACTGGTGTTGTACATCAAACATCGCCTGACACGTATGCCGATAGGACGCGCCTGGGAAGCGCTGCGTGAAGATGAAATTGCCTGCCGTTCTCTCGGGCTCAATCACGTGCTGGTGAAACTTTCGGCATTTATGATGGGGGCTTCCACCGCAGGCATTGCCGGCGTGTTTTTTGCGACCTATCAGGGGTTTGTCAACCCGACGTCATTCACTTTCTTTGAATCCGCACTGATCCTGGCCATTGTGGTGCTCGGCGGGATGGGGTCGACCATCGGCGTGGTGTTGGCGGCTTTTGTGCTGACGGTGGCACCGGAGTTGCTACGCAGCTTTGCTGAATATCGGGTGCTGTTATTCGGGGTGTTGATGGTTCTGATGATGATCTGGCGTCCGCGTGGCCTGGTACGCATCAGCCGCAGCAGTTTTGCTCCACGCAAGGGGATCGCACCATGAACGACGCCATCTTGCGTGTTGAACATTTAATGATGCGTTTTGGTGGCATCAAGGCGCTAAACGATGTGAATCTGGCGGTGGAAAGGGGGTCGATTACGGCATTGATTGGCCCGAACGGTGCCGGGAAAACGACCGTATTCAACTGTCTGACGGGGTTCTACCGCGCCAGCGGCGGGGCGATCCGGCTTAATACCCGGAACAACCCGACCGATGTGATCCGTGTTCTCGGGCAGAAATTTCGCGCCAGTGACTGGATCAACCCTGCGCAATTGGGCTCCCGGCTTTACTACAAAATGTTTGGTGGCACCCATTTGGTGAACCGTGCCGGATTGGCGCGAACCTTCCAGAATATCCGCCTGTTTCGTGAAATGTCGGTGGTAGAGAATCTGCTGGTTGCGCAGCATCGCTTGAGTAATCGCAGCCTGATTGCCGGGGTGCTCAACACACCTGCCTACCGTCGAGCAGAAAACGAAGCGCTGGATCGCGCGTTTTACTGGCTGGAGGTGGTCGAATTGGTGGATTGCGCCAACCGGTTGGCGGGGGAGATGTCATATGGGCAGCAACGGCGCCTGGAGATCGCCCGCGCCATGTGTACGACCCCGGAAATGATCTGTCTGGATGAACCTGCTGCCGGGCTGAACCCGGTGGAAACCGCCACCCTGAGCCGGATCATCCGTTTTCTGCGTCAGCATCACGGCATTACGGTGTTACTTATCGAACATGATATGGGGATGGTGATGGAGATTTCCGATCATGTGATCGTGCTGGATCACGGGGATGTGATCGCCCAAGGTACGCCGCAAGAGATCCAACATAATGACAGCGTGATCGCCGCTTATCTGGGCGCCGACGAAGAGGAACTGGCGGGATGAATGAGGTGATGCTGGAGTTTCGTGATGTGGATGT
Coding sequences within it:
- the livM gene encoding high-affinity branched-chain amino acid ABC transporter permease LivM — protein: MSQSKDLPRLNIKRSLWDAVVAGLIALIVFGPIVGIVLNDYSFNVEPRRLVFIIAVVMVGRLLLSLFLQTPPGRKVLRRFEAGNDGVYVRPIGARSNLRWIMPLLVVLALLFPFMATKYLLTVAILGLIYVLLGLGLNIVVGLAGLLDLGYVAFYAIGAYGLALGYQYLGLGFWAMLPLGALMAALAGALLGFPVLRMHGDYLAIVTLGFGEIIRLVLNNWMSLTGGPNGISVPAPTLFGLEFGRRAKEGGIPIHEFLGIAYNPNLKFIFIYAVLCLVVLLVLYIKHRLTRMPIGRAWEALREDEIACRSLGLNHVLVKLSAFMMGASTAGIAGVFFATYQGFVNPTSFTFFESALILAIVVLGGMGSTIGVVLAAFVLTVAPELLRSFAEYRVLLFGVLMVLMMIWRPRGLVRISRSSFAPRKGIAP
- a CDS encoding ABC transporter ATP-binding protein, which encodes MNDAILRVEHLMMRFGGIKALNDVNLAVERGSITALIGPNGAGKTTVFNCLTGFYRASGGAIRLNTRNNPTDVIRVLGQKFRASDWINPAQLGSRLYYKMFGGTHLVNRAGLARTFQNIRLFREMSVVENLLVAQHRLSNRSLIAGVLNTPAYRRAENEALDRAFYWLEVVELVDCANRLAGEMSYGQQRRLEIARAMCTTPEMICLDEPAAGLNPVETATLSRIIRFLRQHHGITVLLIEHDMGMVMEISDHVIVLDHGDVIAQGTPQEIQHNDSVIAAYLGADEEELAG